A stretch of DNA from Odontesthes bonariensis isolate fOdoBon6 chromosome 2, fOdoBon6.hap1, whole genome shotgun sequence:
CCAGGAGTTATCTCATAGAGAGGAACAAACAAAGCCCAGCAGAAACCTTGAGGAGGAACTCCATCTGCCCCCACCCGGGAAAAGCTTCGGAAGGGAGAGACATCAGAGGCAATAAGAGGGGTCCTTATTTGCCCCCAACCCTCTCAACAGCACCAATGACCAGGACCAGGGACCAGGACCTTTCCCAGGCCCCCAAAGCCCTGACAGGTCATTGCGatcctcaccctccctttctccctcctcccctcacCTGAAATTCACTGAGCAGATGATGGAGCGGGTCAACGCTGGGCTCAGATCTACCCCCCAGCCCAATCCCTTTTTGTCCCCCATAAACCCCCCACCAGAGCGGCCAAAGGTTCGTCACCGAGCCCCTCCCCTAGCAGAACAGCCGAAGCAACGACGCCCAGCCCCACCCCCTCATGTCCCTCCACGCCGCCATCATGTTCTgtctccgcagtctgatgtgtgatgtgtagagggtccgggCTGCGAGGATTATGGCAGTTGTGACTTCTCCCAGGAGAAGCTGGGACCCTGTTTATTAGAAGGTTTTAAAATGTCTGTACTTTTAGGTGACAGAAGGAGAAATGTGGCCCAGTCAAAACACAGAGAGTTGCACTCTGAAAGatctttaaataaagtaaacacACCTTGTGTGCCACAGACTGCTCCCAAACACGAGGGGGCAAAAAATACCTCTAAAATACTCAAGTTGGCTTTATTAAATGTTAGGTCTTTAGctgggaaaacatttttaattaatgattttatcACTGAGCACACCCTtgtttttaactgaaacttGGTTAGACCAAAATAACAGTGCTGCTGTTCTCATTGAGTCGACCCCTCCTGGTTACAGCTTTATCAGCGAGGCCAGagtgagcaggagaggaggaagggTGGCAGTCTTATTTCATGAATCATTTCAATGTAAGCAGCTATCTCCTGGAAGTTTTCAGTCCTTTGAATATGTGGCTGTACAGCTGAAGGCCtcatccagagtcctgtttctgAACGTTTACAGGCCCCCCAAATACTGTGCAGACTGTTTGGATGACCTCAATGAACTGCTCTCTATGATCTGTGTTGATTTTGACTGTGTATTATTGTTGGTGATTTTAGCATCCATGTGGACAACCCTCAGGACAAAGGGACAAAAGACCTGAGTAACACTCTGGACAACTTTGGGCTgactcagcatgtaacagagGCCACGCACAATAGGGGGCGCACTCTAGACTTACTGATCTCTGAGGGTCTGAGCATTTCAAAGGTTACTGTGTCTGATGTGGGCCTGTCGgatcattcctgtgttttctttgagagtACGATTTCACTGTACACAAATGTCTCAACAGCAGTGATCTCAAAACGGTGTATCTCAAAACTGAAAACAGTAGTGAGATCTTTAACCAGGTCTTCTCTTTAACACCTGCCCTGTCCGGGGCTACAGTCAATGAGCTCGTCAGTAGCTTcaatgctaaaatgttaaatgttatggatgctattgctcccattaaaggtagggtaggagatcctggattttgagtccagcgaagctgcattttgaaaatacacaggtaaaaagtcccaacccttttcttcacttttcccccgaaggcacgcctctagagtacatgaacgcgcacgagcacgaaggtgcacgaaggtgcacgagcgctgttctgacagcaagcatcgatcgttgccatatttagtatttagtatttagtttatgctaactatacgtttaataatgctaggtgctagccaagctggctctagtttagcttcctgccaagcttctggacgttcacggagcagggtacgcgcacagggggaaggagggggagggaggagcaggttgcagtttgatagacggcatcagtatccaatcattgtgaacggtccgttcacaatgattggatactgtttttcctagattgtacgttctagaggccactaaaacttttcatatttgtgtcaaaacttttaattaattggttgcaatgggggtgtgaagagtatttcaagcaatatgtaaaaaaaagttccagaaaaagatcccctaccctgcctttaaggtGAAGGTTATCTCTGGAAGGAAGAAGTCTCCATGGCGAAATTCCACACTagtgaaaaatgggaaaagagagtgtcggaaagctgagcgcagatggagaaaaacaaatcaccaggttcattataacatctataaagagaaacttcactcttataatctacaactgaggaatgcaagaaagtcctacttctctgacatcatcaccaaaaacagtcataatgctcgggccttatttgctacagttgacaggctaacaaaccctcctgtgttagtggcaactgaacttcattccaccatggcctgcaatgactttgccaaattcttcacagacaaaatccaaaatattagacaagcagttggtacatcagcagcaggttcagcatatgtaccgtctcctccgaaaacccgtttaaacaccatgacacagttccaaccagtggcggttggtcaatagagggcgctagagcgccgcccctcccgtgaatcaaccataacaaatatgaaattaattatacatttgtacattgcgtttttactcgtgcagtggtgtgatagactctgctgtaggctacatgccactgccagcaaccattaaatgctttcgactttaagctaggcttgctatttgctattggatataaagccctcctcctccaggttgccggtaacactggagtctatgagagctagcaaacttttttaccgcgaacaagcagaggcagcttttcattgGCGCATGAAAAATTGATTCTAGATCGCATCTCTGTGCGCCCAGACCAATGGCAGAGTTTTccatatttttaatcttaacgtgattggacaattcatcgaatcaatcacgtccatcaagcaagcatccgaggaagcgccgggctctcggggaagaagaccacagacagtaggattgctgcagaggtgagtctctgttgtagaaattagttgttgtccatttttcagtgcagtcaagtcaagtcagctttatttatatagcacatttaaaaacatcagaattgatccagtcttctatattagtcctcaaaacattagacacacctaccttttaatgtggtctttgtttttcctgaatatttgtacattttgcaatagaataggaaattcagaaccatcatccctccctactattatgttgtggttatggtataacatgtggtctattctaattacagtagcctatatttctttatctattctgtcccaaaactctttatttaaggtcaacaatatccaaagtatctctctaattgtattaatacttgaacaatggtctagtttaggtgttttttagaatttgtgtgttgtgttctgattgtgaggtgctatttgacccgtcacgcgcaactgcgcccccccaacaaattgaatcaccagccgccactggttccaacccattaacagcaaagacctggaggacatcttacgtcagctgaactcctcctcttgctgtttagacatcctgccaacagcttttttcaaaagggtctcaaaaattttggagtcagacctaTTGCTGAttgtgaacttgtctttaatgtcgggtgtgtttccagagccactaaaaacagctgtaatcaaacctctgctgaaaaaggacaatcttgacaagacacaaatgaacaactacaggcctatctcaaatctcccattttcaagtaagatcattgaaaaagcggtttttcaacagcttaattactttttaaaacaaaataactgctatgacaccttccagtcaggttttagacagaaccacagcactgagactgctctgaccaaagtgtttaacgacatatgtctgaatacagacggtggaaaaatgtcagtcttagttttactagatctcagtgctgcatttgatacagttgaccccAATATACTTCTGAaatgactggaaaactgggcagGTCTTTCcagaactgtactaaactggttcaaaacatacttggagaacaggaagtactttgtgtcaataggtaactttacatctgagcacacaagagtcacatgtggagttccccaaggttccatcctgggacctcttctgtttaacatctacatgctcccactggcacagattataaaaaacaacagaataaactaccatagctatgcagatgacacacagatatatattacaatgtcaccaggagaccgaggccctgtacaggctcttggtaaatgcattgaagagattaatgactggatgtgccacaattTTCTCCtgctaaacaacaacaaaactgaggtaattgtctttggagccaaagagaaacgattacaggtcatcacagagcttcaatctaagaccaaaaaagtggaccacatcagtccacctctgaggtctttacactggctgcctgtccatcagaggatagactttaaagttctgatgctggtctataaagctctgaatggtccaggaccagaatacatcaggacttcctgacccagtatgaaccttccagacccctcaggtcatctggatccggtcttttatcagttcccagagttcagcttctatgctccacatgtctggaacaaactcccagaaagcctcagatcagctgaaacgctcagtgtgtttaagtccaggctgaagacacacctattttcagctgcgtttgaataaagctcaaaacttaatcacattttaactactgattttatattgttcttatttctttatttttgtttacaatttaaatcatgctttttatttctctgattttatctatttttatttttattatttttttattatttgtttttaatgccttcttgtgattttatatagctgtgaagcactttgaattgcattgtgtatgaattgtgctctataaataaaattgccttgccttgccttgcctaagaGGACATGATAAAAATCATTTAGTCATCACTAGGTCAATAAAAGTAAATCCAGCCATAGATGAAAAGAagattttaatttgaaaaaggaaaatacaaCAAAGTTAAAGTTTATTTCCAGGAGCCAAAAAAGATCAATAAAACATGACAATAAGTATAGAAATAATTAGCATTTTATAGAATGAAATTAATCTATAACACAGACACTCACATAATTGCCAGTGATATTACACCATAAGTGTCACGTCCATGGACTCATGTGTtaggttttatgttttaggtgttcagttcatgtccaggttttgagtttcagtcttgtcatttgtttttccccctcactctggtcattggtTCATTCacatcattagttcattcactgcacaGTTAGTCATTGacaccagctgcactcactctccaatcactcccagccctctatttagtctcttgtcTACCCTGTCTGTTTGTCGGATCTTTGTGTGTGTTCGTCACCGGCCCTGCATGCCATGCCACAACCGGTTCAGTCCtgagctaagtatttatttgttCCATTGTTATTTTTGCCTTGATTAAATCAACCTTTCttctgaagtccgcatccgtgtccttccctaaACCGCACCCTGACAATAAGTCTTTAACTCCTTCTGGATTTAAAAATCAGCTCCTTAGTCTTGGTGGTTTTTCACCATCCATTCCTTTCTGTCTGCTTTTAAAAATGTGGACGGACAAAAGCGTTCAAGGACACCTCCCACTGTTTTTACAGATATTTAGGAAAAAGATAAATGGATTTGTTCCGTGTGCAATTTTTCTGTTGCCGAACAGCAAATGTAAAATCTACACTTCACTGCAGGAAGCTGACATGTTATCATTACTCATGCTGTTCATCTCCTGCCCGTTAAACATTTTAACACACATTGAGGCCAAAAGCTTGTCTATGGCACCTTTTCTAATGAAAACATACATTGTCAAGTCTGCAAGAGGACTTATATTAAGAAAAAGGAAAGCCATGCTGTGGAAAATGCGGTTATCTCTGGCTTTCTCCACGAGAGACCAAATGACGCTGGGCAGGAACAGCAGTGTGTAAATGAGCAGCACTACGATCAGAATTGCCACAATTCTTCGTTTTTCATCTGCGGGGACGCTGCGGGCTGCAGACAGGGCTTTAAGGGTCCCAACCAGGAAGAATATGaacagggggagggggaggaggacaAAGACCACAGAAATTGTTTCTCTTATGTGAAAATTAACATCGAAATAGACTGGGAGGACATAAACCAGGGGGAGGATCCAGACCACCACACACACTATCAAACAGGTCTTGATATTTCGTCTGAATCTGTACCAGAGTGGCTGGGTGATGACCAAATACCTGCAATTAAAGACAGATACACAGACATCATTGTTCAGGAACATCAGAAACGTACTAATCTAATAGttaaacacagaaacagagacacacaagcatAAATATAGAGTTACCTTTCCAGGGAGATACACACCATAAATCCAACGCTGGCCAGCACACCGAAAAGGTAAGTGCAATAGATGATATTGTTCAATACAAACTTCCATGCAGTAATGCAGCAAAGCTGAATGAGGTCAGAAATTAGGAGGTTGATGATATAGACTGGAGCTATGTGATCGTTtttcacctgcagaaaacatttgttaaagtaaataaataagctTCAAACATGTTCTGAAAGTCACCTAAACTTCTTCCCGTAGTATGAACTGAGGGTTTCACAGCTGAGCTGAGACAAAGCAGTTCTTCACAACAGGCACAACATCCATTTTATTGTAGAAAGGTCAGTCTAATACACTTACCAGAGAATAAACTGCAGCAATGGCCACCAGAGTCAAAGGAAGTCCAGCGCAGATGATGATCCATTGCACCACTTTGTAGATCAAAATGACATCGTCATAACTGTCAGAGTCTGTATAATAATCTAAGCTGTCGTTAGTGTCGATGCTGCTGTAATTGTAACTTGTGTCCGTTGAAGTATTGTTGATGTAGAAATCTTCCATTCTTCAATGTGAAACCTGCTGATGGAGAGAAGAAGTCACGGGACATATAGGAGATGGCAAGTTGTGTAATATATTACTAACTCTGTTAAGTTAAATACGTAAAACTTCGGGTTCTAGGCTCACACATACTTACAGCACAGCAGCAACTTTTATCTGCAGttcttaacccattgaggccgggaaagcattgcctcatttctacctttaaggccgggaaagcgtacacgtcttttttcctgtataaggttgttttgcaccaattattgacctctgcgccaatgaaatgcattataatagacacgtgagagtgtcgtcatgttcctcgtgtcattgtttttaagttaaattacatcgaacaagcatggaggactttcagtgggaagacatttcagcgattgtgaggagtttcttggctttgatgatgctgatgaacgtgccgacccaattgatcgagatttatggctagcacatatgtttgaagatgacgataacgacgaggatgattttgaagggtttgaatgtgagtggaagactgacaattaccaccgtaatcgacggagagatttcaaccgcacaccaggggtgaaagtcgatttacctgcagatgccacaccgttgcaggcatttaatcatatttttactgaggagctttgggcgcatctcgtttccgagacgaatagatacagtgaccaggtacttcagactccagctcgagcaaagatggcaaggtggtcacacgtaactgtgccggagatgaaaacgtttattggaatgtatatgggctccttgtgctgccagtaaaaagagattactggcgataaaataaataatttaaatataaaataaaataaaattttaatttattactgttttctaattgaaaatagcactgttcctgcacttgactttttattttattttattactgtttttttttattgaaaatagcactgttcctgcactttactttttacattt
This window harbors:
- the LOC142387466 gene encoding G-protein coupled receptor 4-like, whose translation is MEDFYINNTSTDTSYNYSSIDTNDSLDYYTDSDSYDDVILIYKVVQWIIICAGLPLTLVAIAAVYSLVKNDHIAPVYIINLLISDLIQLCCITAWKFVLNNIIYCTYLFGVLASVGFMVCISLERYLVITQPLWYRFRRNIKTCLIVCVVVWILPLVYVLPVYFDVNFHIRETISVVFVLLPLPLFIFFLVGTLKALSAARSVPADEKRRIVAILIVVLLIYTLLFLPSVIWSLVEKARDNRIFHSMAFLFLNISPLADLTMYVFIRKGAIDKLLASMCVKMFNGQEMNSMSNDNMSASCSEV